A portion of the Gigantopelta aegis isolate Gae_Host chromosome 10, Gae_host_genome, whole genome shotgun sequence genome contains these proteins:
- the LOC121384089 gene encoding uncharacterized protein LOC121384089, with protein MDDQDWLTNTGASAGDGAFERFLTAAIAAIITIMFSWRLLAQEEDRALEPMGAVGGAPSVGGKPVPRIVIKKAITMAKAAGYTDETRQLETSILGKTMKGEDTDESLSLTCTGKTEPRDLVSEELITCWEEGQTNNDLRAGQPSPVEHGGVAGEQMMGQSEYRTILDDNDYQSFDPSVPEFDDSIEPRELDSEEEMFCCMMLETIMEEDSDEIHSSSSDADSRDRTDWNCIEIINPGENYDSPVDYDEGSSVDDDSMYANVSTESVDKLEAGAEPDGVYDVHTDDTQFPGDEADDSNSEGSDESVITVVTRQSSDDSESPTHKHFDFQHFPSADSSPHRSSENIHMRIDNSSVIVVTTTADNNAYYVHAPPAECDLDNGATALQENVPTEDNYPDEQTADNTGSSSLGKVLESPSVNSELPKASVIFTEGLNTRVNSSADEKRHDVNKGQWQTCDMNRNVEPLLGACTPNMTNNEMYVDRTEEKISIAVNRGSLKGGVDDVKSPQQTESSGLRYYDARISSAVETNPLGFILSRYESEITKYEENFYITDNNTSYHEVKNVSTKKVFIRDIDGESMSSNPNVQNVNYDVEIPVQTEQVKVSNDENTEDTNLKFSDYVTVDSDTQEQYESKNVCNDTEDESTVDILNKSIDEGDDENGSDDDVWTVTETVQVVNVVKTPDGNIFFPSISSSGSDTHDRPIPKKRTIFSETESLCDKPEASSSTSGADVELFNPDENTESFRPLIDSEDAERVASSGGSISVDGDVILSGSHLSQKPGRMLFLDEIYDPHENKMSSFDDVFHYETSPRIFKLSTGASISLPSLLHDEYYKRGSRPLSESSPKQASCDVLEGPIIDLTENPNFYKTIRKLRYSESGARPASPSKQLERVGTPAALPPRTDEPTAVVQSPQIPESPQVKPPFPDSKTPVFEKSLVIASSPVIASSPVIASSPVIASSPVIASSPIIASSPVIASSPVIASSPVIASSPVIASSPVIASSPVIASSPLIASSPVIASSPVIACSPGIASSPVIASSPVIASSPFIASSPTVTSSSLDENTKYIKISSPESPLRLIIPDQSQGSASIPESRMAKSATPEQFVRSPTITESPKVVKSPVQVESSPSVSLTNDKLSEKAAAAAAAAAIDESPVVSSSPSIDEFPVFSSSPRAQDTSSLSESFDAEDVSSTTPRKQYRSMRELKRKLAQNKAYRSAIQNSADRPNIGSFLLPDMLMSPARMKILASRRRFLSEQNLASDGAQGKFDDYKQSVVSHPPRRLYKSPRRPSSNSYSSQGSLEHISLLYPSFYYDESIDKPHIDELHANCIFTPEGRKDILDKTMSIENLALDLNAHLRRFGSVTSLVETDLDTGDTSVRKPFPETDLDFWFSLQDHQPIERAVSMTDLRSERPSARKHGKGRFADRHVPKSKSLQTLETNLDEEADTLKRMPSVHELRISKSLSRLNVPDWFKNSSLSKSGSCLLRHDSTSTMSSWGFSPSMTSSPCPSVGPQSSSVVIKTRVSPSSSMRLFKSTKFPTAKQSETKLDSAKVQSVKLPSDKFRTSDKNKSLNKIPIVPFAQIRAMFEAKAANARADAEKSSKDETVSKTKVRPANVPTVTISPSDIVQLEGSPKRPRSPEESDRTKKPNSPTGKIAFFESLRTKEPEKKPQESSSSSKQVPITRRLDAYRSQTTTSQTIKRTEPLTYSTVSKPLSKRKEIFQNTTPTIQAPISSFSSSSSRLEPSTNGLSSPVIPDAPQVKAPAVISLETAPTVRAPVESPVIKQEGKSAFQPVVARHVESAPAVRAPPLVKASPTVQAPPTVQIDVSPQISSVPPAAKESLKPVLMYSSRTTSAEVNGRPVPKARTGQRPGDRELVKETDTVSMPRTEPGKEYIHKIQPGPEHFIENNSQINTKNESKSFPVRVGNQRESLNAPLQSSTVAFPRPRAGVPVPPRSHKETTV; from the exons ATGGACGACCAGGACTGGCTTACTAACACCGGGGCCTCGGCCGGAGATGGGGCCTTCGAACGGTTTCTCACGGCTGCCATCGCGGCGATCATAACAATAATGTTTTCATGGAGGCTACTGGCACAGGAGGAAGACCGCGCGCTCGAGCCGATGGGCGCGGTGGGTGGGGCGCCGTCTGTCGGCGGAAAGCCCGTCCCCCGGATTGTTATTAAAAAAGCAATCACCATGGCCAAAGCCGCGGGGTATACGGACGAGACAAGACAATTAGAGACATCGATTCTAGGCAAAACAATGAAAGGAGAAGATACGGACGAGTCGCTGTCGCTTACCTGTACAGGTAAGACCGAACCTCGTGACCTAGTTAGCGAGGAATTGATTACGTGTTGGGAAGAAGGCCAAACAAATAACGACTTGCGCGCGGGTCAACCGTCGCCTGTTGAACATGGGGGAGTCGCCGGCGAACAAATGATGGGTCAGAGTGAATACAGAACTATCCTGGATGATAACGACTACCAGTCTTTCGATCCGTCGGTTCCGGAATTTGACGACAGCATAGAGCCGAGAGAGCTGGATTCCGAGGAGGAAATGTTCTGCTGTATGATGCTGGAGACGATTATGGAAGAGGATTCCGACGAAATTCACAGTTCCAGCAGTGACGCCGATTCCCGCGATAGAACCGACTGGAACTGCATCGAGATCATCAACCCCGGGGAGAACTACGACTCCCCTGTCGATTACGACGAAGGCTCGTCCGTCGACGACGATTCCATGTATGCAAACGTTAGCACCGAGAGTGTTGACAAACTCGAAGCCGGTGCAGAACCAGACGGTGTTTACGATGTGCATACAGATGACACACAATTTCCGGGAGATGAAGCGGATGACAGTAATTCCGAAGGCAGTGATGAATCTGTAATAACCGTTGTTACCAGACAGTCGTCGGACGACAGTGAAAGTCCGACGCATAAACACTTTGACTTTCAGCACTTTCCAAGCGCAGACAGTTCACCGCATAGGTCATCTGAAAACATTCATATGAGAATAGATAACAGCTCCGTTATTGTTGTTACTACCACTGCTGATAATAATGCATATTATGTACATGCCCCGCCAGCTGAATGTGATTTAGATAACGGAGCAACCGCTCTGCAGGAAAATGTCCCAACAGAAGACAATTACCCCGATGAACAAACCGCTGACAATACAGGTAGCAGTTCATTAGGCAAGGTACTAGAATCCCCGTCAGTTAATTCAGAATTACCTAAGGCTAGTGTGATTTTCACAGAGGGGTTAAATACTCGTGTCAACAGTTCTGCAGACGAGAAACGTCACGATGTAAACAAAGGGCAATGGCAAACCTGTGATATGAATAGAAATGTTGAGCCGCTGTTGGGTGCATGTACACCAAATATGACAAACAATGAAATGTATGTGGACCGAACGGAGGAGAAAATCAGCATCGCGGTAAATAGGGGAAGTCTCAAAGGGGGCGTAGATGACGTGAAATCACCACAACAGACCGAGTCTAGCGGTTTAAGATACTATGATGCGAGAATATCATCTGCTGTAGAGACAAACCCACTTGGGTTCATACTGTCTAGATATGAATCCGAAATTACCAAGTATGAAGAAAACTTTTATATAACAGACAACAATACGTCTTACCATGAAGTTAAAAATGTTTCCACTAAAAAAGTCTTTATTCGTGATATTGATGGAGAAAGTATGAGTTCAAATCCCAATGTGCAAAATGTCAATTACGATGTAGAAATTCCGGTTCAAACTGAACAAGTTAAAGTCAGTAATGATGAGAACACTGAAgacacaaatttaaaattttcagATTATGTTACTGTTGACAGTGACACCCAGGAGCAATATGAAAGTAAAAATGTCTGCAATGATACAGAAGATGAAAGCACtgttgacattttaaacaaaagtaTCGACGAAGGAGACGATGAAAATGGTTCTGACGATGATGTGTGGACGGTTACAGAAACTGTTCAAGTTGTTAACGTTGTAAAAACTCCAGACGGCAATATTTTTTTCCCCAGCATTTCAAGTTCTGGCTCAGACACCCATGATCGACCTATTCCTAAAAAACGAACAATTTTCTCTGAAACTGAATCACTTTGTGATAAGCCTGAAGCATCCAGTTCCACATCGGGTGCTGACGTAGaactttttaatccagatgaaAACACCGAGAGCTTTAGACCTCTGATCGATTCCGAGGACGCAGAAAGAGTGGCATCCAGTGGAGGAAGTATCTCAGTTGACGGTGACGTCATACTGTCTGGTTCCCACTTGAGTCAGAAACCTGGACGGATGTTGTTCCTGGACGAAATATATGAtccacatgaaaacaaaatgtcttcCTTTGATGACGTGTTCCATTACGAAACATCGCCAAGAATCTTCAAGCTTTCAACTGGTGCATCTATCTCACTGCCATCGTTGTTACATGATGAATATTATAAAAGAGGCAGCAGGCCCTTGTCTGAATCTTCACCAAAGCAGGCCAGCTGTGACGTGCTGGAAGGACCTATTATTGACCTGACAGAAAATCCCAATTTTTATAAGACAATTCGTAAACTGCGTTACTCCGAATCAGGTGCCAGACCCGCTTCCCCCAGCAAACAGTTGGAACGTGTTGGTACACCAGCAGCTCTGCCACCTCGAACAGACGAACCAACAGCTGTAGTACAGTCACCACAAATACCTGAATCACCACAGGTGAAACCTCCATTTCCTGATTCTAAGACTCCCGTTTTCGAGAAATCACTCGTTATTGCAAGTTCGCCAGTTATTGCCAGCTCACCAGTTATTGCGAGTTCCCCAGTTATTGCAAGTTCTCCAGTTATTGCCAGCTCACCAATTATTGCCAGCTCACCAGTAATTGCAAGTTCTCCAGTTATTGCCAGCTCACCAGTTATTGCAAGCTCCCCAGTAATTGCAAGTTCTCCAGTAATTGCAAGTTCTCCAGTTATTGCAAGTTCACCTCTTATTGCAAGTTCTCCAGTTATTGCGAGTTCCCCAGTTATTGCCTGCTCACCAGGTATTGCAAGTTCTCCAGTTATTGCCAGCTCACCAGTAATTGCAAGTTCTCCATTTATTGCAAGTTCACCAACTGTTACAAGTTCATCTCTCGACGagaacacaaaatatataaaaatatcatcACCAGAATCACCTTTGCGATTGATCATACCAGATCAGAGTCAAGGTAGTGCAAGCATTCCAGAATCAAGAATGGCTAAATCAGCGACACCTGAACAGTTTGTAAGATCACCAACAATTACTGAATCTCCAAAAGTTGTAAAATCACCAGTTCAGGTTGAAAGTTCACCAAGTGTATCTTTGACAAATGATAAACTAAGTGaaaaagcagcagcagcagcagcagcagcagctatTGACGAATCTCCTGTCGTGTCATCTTCACCAAGTATTGACGAATTTCCCGTGTTCTCATCTTCACCTCGTGCACAAGACACGTCCTCTTTATCAGAGTCTTTTGATGCTGAAGACGTTTCATCTACAACGCCAAGAAAGCAGTACAGGAGTATGAGAGAGCTCAAAAGAAAACTTGCCCAAAATAAAGCCTACAGATCTGCTATTCAGAACTCGGCTGACAGACCAAATATTGGATCTTTTCTTCTACCAGATATGCTTATGTCGCCTGCAAGAATGAAAATACTTGCCTCGCGACGAAGGTTTCTAAGTGAACAGAACCTAGCATCTGATGGGGCTCAGGGAAAGTTTGATGATTATAAACAGTCAGTGGTATCACACCCACCAAGACGGCTGTACAAATCACCTCGCCGTCCCAGTAGCAACAGTTACAGTAGCCAGGGCAGTCTCGAACACATTTCGTTGTTGTATCCATCATTCTATTATGACGAATCAATCGATAAACCACACATCGACGAACTGCATGCCAACTGTATATTTACCCCAGAAGGTAGAAAAGATATCCTTGACAAAACGATGTCAATAGAAAACCTTGCGTTAGATTTGAATGCACATTTGCGGCGATTCGGCTCGGTTACGTCACTAGTTGAAACTGACCTTGACACTGGGGACACCTCGGTTAGGAAGCCCTTCCCAGAAACCGATCTTGATTTTTGGTTTTCTTTACAGGATCATCAGCCAATAGAAAGAGCAGTCAGCATGACAGACCTGCGCTCAGAGCGACCTTCTGCCAGAAAACACGGCAAGGGTAGGTTCGCTGACCGGCATGTTCCAAAATCCAAAAGTCTTCAGACTCTGGAGACTAACTTGGATGAAGAAGCAGATACCCTGAAACGCATGCCATCTGTGCACGAACTTAGAATAAGTAAGTCTTTGTCAAGGTTAAATGTTCCAGACTGGTTCAAAAATTCGAGTTTGTCGAAATCCGGAAGCTGTCTGCTGCGTCATGATTCGACATCGACTATGTCATCGTGGGGCTTCAGTCCCAGCATGACCTCTTCGCCTTGTCCTTCCGTGGGACCACAGAGCAGTTCGGTGGTTATCAAAACAAGAGTCTCCCCGTCAAGTAGCATGAGGTTATTCAAATCAACAAAATTCCCAACTGCTAAGCAGTCTGAAACCAAACTGGACAGTGCAAAAGTTCAATCTGTTAAATTACCAAGCGACAAATTTAGGACTTCTGATAAAAACAAGTCACTTAACAAAATTCCAATAGTGCCTTTTGCACAGATCCGTGCGATGTTCGAAGCAAAAGCAGCTAATGCCCGGGCTGATGCGGAAAAATCTAGTAAGGATGAGACTGTGTCAAAAACAAAGGTTCGTCCCGCGAATGTACCAACAGTTACAATCTCGCCAAGTGACATTGTTCAGTTAGAGGGAAGTCCAAAGAGGCCGAGGAGTCCCGAGGAATCTGATCGCACCAAGAAACCAAATAGTCCAACAGGCAAAATTGCATTCTTTGAAAGTCTGAGAACTAAAGAACCAGAAAAGAAACCACAGGAGTCGAGTTCGTCATCAAAGCAGGTACCTATTACTAGGCGTCTTGACGCGTATCgttcacaaacaacaacatcccAAACCATCAAACGTACTGAGCCCCTTACATACAGTACGGTGTCTAAGCCTTTGTCAAAACGCAAGGAAATCTTTCAGAACACCACCCCAACCATCCAAGCCCCCATTAGTAGCTTTAGCAGTAGTAGTTCACGCTTAGAACCCTCAACCAATGGTTTATCCTCCCCTGTAATACCAGATGCTCCACAAGTGAAAGCCCCCGCTGTGATATCGTTAGAAACTGCACCAACGGTAAGAGCTCCTGTAGAATCGCCAGTAATCAAACAAGAAGGCAAGTCGGCATTTCAGCCTGTTGTCGCGAGACATGTAGAAAGTGCTCCTGCAGTAAGAGCTCCTCCGTTGGTAAAAGCGTCCCCAACAGTTCAAGCCCCTCCAACAGTGCAGATTGACGTTTCGCCCCAGATATCGAGTGTACCACCAGCAGCAAAAGAATCACTCAAGCCGGTCTTGATGTACAGCAGCAGGACAACGTCGGCAGAAGTGAACGGAAGACCAGTGCCCAAAGCGCGAACAGGACAGAGGCCGGGAGACCGAGAACTCGTAAAAGAAACAGACACTGTGTCCATGCCCAGAACTGAGCCCGGGAAAGAATACATACACAAAATTCAGCCAGGACCAGAACATTTCATAGAAAACAACTCCCAGATTAATACGAAAAACGAGTCTAAGTCATTTCCTGTCAGGGTAGGTAATCAAAGAGAGAGCCTGAATGCACCTTTACAATCTTCAACTGTAGCCTTCCCAAGACCACGAGCCGGTGTTCCTGTCCCACCTAGAAGTCATAAAG AAACCACTGTTTAG